A stretch of the Neisseria sp. DTU_2020_1000833_1_SI_GRL_NUU_006 genome encodes the following:
- the polA gene encoding DNA polymerase I, whose product MSKPTLLLVDGSSYLYRAYHAMAQLSAPDGAPTGALYGVLNMLRRLRADYVHDYCAVVFDAKGKNFRHEMFPDYKATRPPMPDDLRPQAEALPDLVRLMGWPVLVIPQVEADDVIGTLAAMAGEAGWNVVVSTGDKDMAQLVNDRVTLVNTMSGETLDIEGVKEKFGVRPDQIRDYLALMGDKVDNVPGVEKCGPKTAVKWLEAYGSLAGVMEHAAEIKGKVGENLQAALPQLPLSYDLVTIKTDVDLHTELSDGLESLRRTSPKWSQLAVDFKRWGFRTWLKEAESRMHEAADGDLFGSDTIGEQAALDMETSSERLPEKAVAPDTLDYQAVTTEAQFATLLDKLSQADKIGIDTETTSLDAMNAALVGISIAFQAGEAVYIPVGHSLTAAPEQLDLQDVLGRLKPHLENPALKKIGQNLKYDQHVFANYGIALNGIAGDAMLASYIIESHLGHGLDELSERWLGLETITYESLCGKGAKQIGFADVAIGQATEYAAQDADFALRLEAHLRAQMDAKQLEMYEKMELPVAQVLFEMERNGVQIDRAELARQSAELGAELMKLEQEAYAAAGQPFNLNSPKQLQEILFDKMGIPTKGLKKTAKGGISTNEAVLEQLAPDYPLPKIILQNRSLAKLKSTYTDKLPEMISPKDGRVHTTYAQAVAITGRLASNNPNLQNIPIRTAEGRRVRRAFTAPQGSVIVSADYSQIELRIMAHLSGDKTLIAAFQNGEDVHRRTAVEVFGIAPENVSSEQRRYAKTINFGLIYGMGQYGLAKSLGIDNLSAKTFIDRYFARYPGVAEYMQRTKEQAAAQGFVETLFGRRLYLPDIHNKNANARAGAERAAINAPMQGTASDLIKRAMIDVSRWLSDDLLQSKLIMQVHDELVLEVPEAELDSVKEKLPQIMAKVDDGMLKVPLVAEVGVGMNWEEAH is encoded by the coding sequence ATGTCCAAACCCACTCTCCTCCTCGTTGACGGCTCTTCTTATCTCTACCGCGCTTATCACGCGATGGCGCAGTTGTCCGCGCCTGACGGTGCGCCGACGGGTGCGCTTTATGGCGTGTTGAACATGCTGCGCCGGCTGCGGGCGGATTATGTTCATGATTATTGCGCGGTGGTGTTTGATGCGAAGGGCAAGAATTTCCGCCACGAGATGTTCCCCGACTACAAGGCGACGCGCCCGCCGATGCCGGACGATTTGCGCCCGCAGGCGGAAGCCTTGCCGGATTTGGTGCGGCTGATGGGCTGGCCGGTGCTGGTGATTCCACAAGTCGAAGCGGACGACGTCATCGGCACGCTGGCAGCAATGGCTGGCGAAGCGGGTTGGAATGTGGTGGTGTCCACCGGCGATAAGGATATGGCGCAGTTGGTGAACGATCGCGTGACGCTGGTGAACACGATGAGCGGCGAAACGCTGGACATTGAAGGCGTGAAGGAAAAATTCGGCGTGCGCCCCGACCAAATCCGCGATTATCTCGCGCTGATGGGCGACAAGGTGGACAATGTGCCGGGCGTGGAAAAATGCGGCCCGAAAACGGCGGTGAAATGGCTGGAAGCCTACGGCTCGTTGGCAGGCGTAATGGAACACGCTGCGGAAATCAAGGGCAAGGTCGGCGAAAACCTGCAAGCTGCGCTGCCCCAACTGCCGCTTTCGTATGATTTGGTGACGATTAAAACCGATGTGGACTTGCACACCGAGCTTTCAGACGGCCTCGAAAGCCTGCGCCGCACTTCGCCGAAATGGTCGCAGCTTGCGGTCGATTTCAAACGCTGGGGCTTCCGCACTTGGCTGAAAGAAGCGGAAAGCCGTATGCACGAAGCGGCGGACGGCGATTTGTTCGGCAGCGATACGATAGGCGAACAGGCGGCGTTGGACATGGAAACGTCGTCTGAAAGGCTACCTGAAAAAGCCGTTGCCCCCGATACGCTGGATTATCAAGCCGTTACCACTGAAGCGCAGTTTGCCACCTTGTTGGACAAACTGTCGCAGGCGGACAAAATCGGTATTGATACGGAAACCACGTCCCTAGACGCGATGAACGCTGCGCTGGTCGGCATCAGCATCGCGTTCCAAGCAGGCGAAGCGGTTTACATCCCCGTAGGCCACAGCCTGACCGCCGCGCCCGAACAGCTTGATTTGCAAGACGTATTAGGTCGTCTGAAACCGCATTTGGAAAACCCCGCCCTGAAAAAAATCGGGCAAAACCTCAAATACGACCAACACGTTTTCGCCAACTACGGCATCGCCCTGAACGGCATTGCCGGCGACGCCATGCTCGCTTCCTACATCATCGAGAGCCATCTCGGACACGGCTTGGACGAATTGTCCGAACGCTGGCTGGGCTTGGAAACCATTACCTACGAATCGCTATGCGGCAAAGGCGCGAAGCAAATCGGGTTTGCCGACGTTGCCATCGGGCAGGCAACAGAATACGCCGCCCAAGACGCCGATTTCGCCCTGCGCCTCGAAGCGCACCTGCGCGCGCAAATGGATGCCAAACAGCTTGAAATGTATGAAAAAATGGAGCTGCCCGTCGCGCAGGTATTGTTTGAAATGGAACGCAACGGCGTGCAAATCGACCGCGCCGAACTCGCCCGTCAAAGCGCAGAGCTCGGCGCCGAGCTGATGAAGCTCGAACAGGAAGCCTACGCCGCCGCAGGCCAGCCGTTCAACCTCAACTCGCCCAAACAACTGCAAGAAATCCTGTTCGACAAAATGGGCATCCCCACCAAAGGCCTGAAAAAAACCGCCAAAGGCGGCATTTCCACCAACGAAGCCGTGCTCGAACAGCTCGCTCCCGACTACCCCCTGCCCAAAATCATCCTGCAAAACCGCAGCCTGGCGAAACTCAAATCCACCTACACCGACAAACTGCCCGAAATGATTTCCCCCAAAGACGGCCGCGTGCACACCACCTACGCCCAAGCCGTCGCCATCACCGGCCGCCTCGCCAGCAACAACCCCAACCTGCAAAACATCCCCATCCGCACCGCCGAAGGCCGCCGCGTGCGCCGCGCCTTCACCGCACCGCAAGGCAGCGTCATCGTCTCTGCCGACTATTCCCAAATCGAGCTGCGCATCATGGCGCACCTCTCCGGCGACAAAACCCTGATTGCCGCGTTCCAAAACGGCGAAGACGTACACCGCCGCACTGCCGTCGAAGTATTCGGCATCGCCCCCGAAAACGTCTCGTCCGAACAACGCCGCTACGCCAAAACCATCAACTTCGGCCTCATTTACGGCATGGGCCAATACGGCCTCGCCAAATCGCTGGGCATAGACAACCTGTCCGCCAAAACCTTCATCGACCGCTACTTCGCCCGCTACCCCGGCGTCGCCGAATACATGCAGCGCACCAAAGAACAAGCCGCCGCCCAAGGCTTCGTCGAAACCCTGTTCGGCCGCCGCCTCTACCTGCCCGACATCCACAACAAAAACGCCAACGCCCGCGCCGGAGCCGAACGCGCCGCCATCAACGCCCCCATGCAAGGCACCGCCTCCGACCTCATCAAACGCGCCATGATAGACGTGTCCCGCTGGCTTTCAGACGACCTCTTACAAAGCAAACTGATTATGCAGGTGCATGACGAACTGGTGCTGGAAGTACCCGAAGCCGAACTGGATTCAGTCAAAGAAAAACTGCCGCAGATTATGGCGAAAGTGGATGATGGGATGTTGAAAGTACCGCTGGTGGCGGAGGTTGGCGTGGGGATGAATTGGGAAGAGGCGCATTGA
- a CDS encoding thiazole synthase has translation MLTLYGETFPSRLLLGTAAYPTPEILKQSVQTARPAMITVSLRRAGSGGEAHGQGFWSLLEESGVPVLPNTAGCQSVQEAVTTAQMAREVFETDWIKLELIGDDDTLQPDVFQLVEAAEILIKDGFKVLPYCTEDLIACRRLLDAGCQALMPWAAPIGTGLGAVHAYALNVLRERLPDTPLIIDAGLGLPSQAAQVMEWGFDGVLLNTAVSRSGDPVNMARAFALAVESGRLAFEAEPVEARTKAQASTPTVGQPFWHSAEY, from the coding sequence ATGCTCACCCTATACGGAGAAACTTTCCCTTCACGGCTGCTGCTCGGCACGGCTGCCTACCCGACGCCCGAAATCCTCAAACAATCCGTCCAAACCGCCCGCCCCGCGATGATTACCGTCTCGCTGCGTCGTGCGGGAAGCGGAGGCGAGGCGCACGGTCAGGGGTTTTGGTCGCTGTTGGAAGAAAGCGGCGTCCCCGTGCTGCCGAACACAGCAGGCTGCCAAAGCGTGCAGGAAGCGGTAACGACGGCGCAGATGGCGCGGGAAGTATTTGAAACCGATTGGATCAAACTCGAGCTCATCGGCGACGACGACACGTTGCAGCCCGACGTCTTCCAGCTTGTTGAAGCGGCGGAAATCCTGATTAAAGACGGCTTCAAAGTGCTGCCTTATTGCACCGAAGACCTGATTGCCTGCCGCCGCCTGCTCGACGCGGGCTGTCAGGCGTTAATGCCGTGGGCGGCGCCGATCGGCACGGGTTTGGGCGCGGTTCACGCCTATGCACTGAACGTCCTGCGCGAACGCCTGCCCGACACGCCGCTGATTATCGACGCGGGCTTGGGTTTGCCCTCGCAGGCGGCGCAAGTGATGGAATGGGGGTTTGACGGCGTATTGCTGAACACCGCCGTTTCCCGCAGCGGCGACCCCGTCAACATGGCGCGCGCCTTCGCACTTGCCGTCGAATCCGGACGGCTGGCATTTGAAGCTGAACCGGTCGAAGCACGAACCAAAGCCCAAGCCAGTACGCCAACCGTGGGGCAGCCGTTTTGGCATTCGGCGGAATATTGA
- the thiS gene encoding sulfur carrier protein ThiS, with translation MNIILNGKPAELHGTTVADLIAQTAPQKPFAVAVNTGFVAKGAYAETVLNENDKVDIVRPVVGG, from the coding sequence ATGAACATCATCTTAAACGGTAAACCCGCCGAACTTCACGGCACAACCGTTGCCGACCTCATCGCTCAAACCGCGCCGCAAAAGCCTTTTGCCGTCGCGGTAAATACCGGATTCGTCGCCAAAGGCGCATATGCGGAAACGGTTTTGAACGAAAACGACAAAGTCGATATTGTGCGGCCGGTGGTCGGCGGCTAG